One stretch of Daphnia pulicaria isolate SC F1-1A chromosome 6, SC_F0-13Bv2, whole genome shotgun sequence DNA includes these proteins:
- the LOC124341783 gene encoding neurotrimin-like, producing the protein MTSIRPCASALVCVLLILQLQDVRGNPAVESQTSGAYTIIPQFSSPSQTVNIKIGETARLPCEVQNLGTFMVVWKKEATLISAGSTKVIRDSRLTVVGTSLDIGKVTSKDSGNYTCEINTDVPSHVNIVLNVLEPAKVRRFPEEGRIQARKGDPVTLRCIGEGNPPPSIRWSKPGYYFQNGDDKFQGSVLSFQAVGRQDVGLYECSADNGVSEPATATIDVKVLYPPEIEIERSWIHTGVHQEAYLTCIVHAEPGANVLWYREERVIVPSDTRILESSNNKHTLILRNVEEADFGLYSCTADNLLGRSSQNIELSGRPSRAIFKSEPMGNSADSYNLTWKIDSYAPIEEYKLMFRKLFFNETDDLNRVWKSMIIPMNQGSSNGRHLHHKQSYMFLQLETGSIYEATVTARNRYGTSEASEAFQFHTLGPESVPNAKNLEIKDVGGIDIGLMGSGSSSPAYSKRINGLQYLSFALLAVLATKAFVSV; encoded by the exons atGTTCGCGGAAACCCGGCCGTGGAGTCGCAGACATCTGGAGCTTACACCATCATCCCCCAGTTCAGCAGCCCTAGTCAGACCGTCAACATCAAAATCGGAGAAACTGCACGTTTACCCTGTGAAGTTCAAAACCTCG GCACTTTTATGGTTGTGTGGAAGAAAGAGGCGACGCTCATTTCGGCCGGCAGCACCAAGGTGATCCGCGACAGTCGCCTCACCGTGGTGGGAACATCGTTGGACATCGGCAAAGTAACCAGCAAAGATTCGGGCAATTACACCTGCGAGATCAACACCGACGTCCCTTCTCACGTCAATATAGTTCTCAATGTCCTTG AACCGGCGAAAGTCCGTCGATTTCCAGAAGAGGGCCGCATCCAAGCTCGCAAGGGAGATCCGGTTACTCTGAGATGCATTGGCGAAGGTAACCCGCCTCCTTCCATCAGATGGAGCAAACCC GGATATTACTTCCAAAACGGTGatgacaaatttcaaggatCAGTGCTCAGTTTCCAGGCAGTCGGTCGCCAGGACGTCGGTCTTTATG AGTGCTCGGCTGATAACGGAGTGAGTGAACCTGCCACGGCAACCATCGACGTGAAAGTTTTAT ATCCGCCAGAGATTGAAATTGAACGAAGCTGGATTCACACCGGAGTTCACCAGGAGGCCTATCTCACTTGCATCGTTCACGCCGAACCGGGAGCCAAC GTTTTGTGGTACCGAGAGGAGCGAGTGATTGTTCCGTCTGACACGCGCATCCTCGAATCTTCCAACAACAAACACACTCTCATTTTGCGCAATGTCGAGGAAGCCGATTTCGGACTCTATTCGTGCACCGCCGATAATCTTCTTGGACGGTCCTCTCAGAATATTGAACTTTCAG GTCGACCGAGCCGGGCAATTTTCAAAAGTGAGCCGATGGGTAACTCGGCCGACTCTTACAATTTGACATGGAAAATCGACAGTTATGCGCCCATCGAAGAGTACAAGCTCATGTTCCGCAAACTGTTT ttCAACGAAACGGACGACCTGAACCGCGTCTGGAAGTCTATGATCATCCCGATGAACCAGGGAAGTTCTAATGGGCGTCACCTTCATCACAAGCAGTCTTACATGTTCCTCCAGCTCGAAACAG gaTCGATCTACGAGGCTACCGTGACGGCAAGAAATCGTTATGGCACTTCCGAGGCTAGTGAGGCGTTCCAATTTCACACACTTGGACCTG AATCTGTGCCGAACGCCAAGAACCTGGAAATCAAAGACGTCGGAG GAATCGACATTGGCTTGATGGGCAGCGGCAGTAGCAGTCCCGCCTACAGCAAGCGGATCAATGGACTCCAATACTTGAGCTTTGCCCTTTTGGCAGTTTTGGCTACCAAGGCCTTTGTATCcgtttaa